In Salinibacterium sp. ZJ70, one DNA window encodes the following:
- the prpB gene encoding methylisocitrate lyase produces the protein MLHSQLTASAKRAAFRARLASGELVRMPGAFNPLSAKLIQDKGFEGVYISGAVLSADLGLPDIGLTTLTEVAGRGAQIARVTDLPTLIDADTGFGEPMNVARTVQILEDAGVSGMHLEDQINPKRCGHLDGKAVVDEQTAIKRIRAAVEARRDPDFMIMARTDIRGIDGLEAAKDRAKALVDAGADAIFPEAMASLEEFAAIREAVDVPVLANMTEFGKSDLFTTEQLASVGVNIVIFPVSLLRIAMGAAERALEALQAEGSLTSQVPNMQTRARLYELVDYAAYSEFDAGVYTFDLSNNRS, from the coding sequence ATGCTCCACTCCCAGCTCACCGCCTCCGCCAAGCGCGCCGCATTCCGTGCCCGCCTCGCATCAGGCGAGCTCGTCCGGATGCCCGGTGCGTTCAACCCGCTCTCGGCGAAGCTGATCCAGGACAAGGGGTTCGAAGGCGTCTACATCTCCGGCGCTGTGCTCTCGGCAGACCTCGGCCTCCCGGACATCGGTCTCACCACCCTCACCGAGGTCGCCGGCCGTGGTGCGCAGATCGCGCGCGTCACCGACCTGCCGACGCTCATCGACGCCGACACCGGATTCGGCGAGCCGATGAACGTGGCGCGCACCGTGCAGATCCTCGAGGATGCGGGCGTCTCCGGCATGCACCTCGAAGACCAGATCAACCCGAAGCGCTGCGGTCACCTCGACGGCAAGGCCGTCGTCGACGAGCAGACGGCGATCAAGCGCATCCGCGCCGCTGTCGAGGCGCGTCGCGACCCCGACTTCATGATCATGGCGCGCACCGACATCCGCGGCATCGACGGCCTCGAGGCGGCGAAGGACCGCGCGAAGGCGCTCGTCGATGCGGGCGCCGACGCGATCTTCCCGGAGGCCATGGCCTCGCTCGAGGAGTTCGCCGCCATCCGCGAAGCCGTCGACGTGCCGGTGCTGGCCAACATGACCGAGTTCGGCAAGTCGGATCTGTTCACGACGGAGCAGCTCGCCTCGGTGGGCGTCAACATCGTGATCTTCCCGGTGTCGCTGCTGCGCATCGCGATGGGTGCCGCAGAGCGCGCGCTCGAGGCGCTGCAGGCTGAAGGATCGCTCACCAGCCAGGTGCCGAACATGCAGACCCGT
- a CDS encoding MmgE/PrpD family protein gives MKLHPLRTHRSEENLAREDELAWKVAQVAADPVEVEDDVTEMIINRVIDNASVAVASLSRGPVVAARGQAQARPQTDPREGRAGSSVFGITGAYTPEWAAWANGVAVRELDYHDTFLAAEYSHPGDNIPPILAVAQHVGADGAALVRGIATGYEIQMNLVRAISLHKHKIDHVAHLGPSAAAGIGTLLGLAPEVIYQAIGQALHTTTATRQSRKGQISTWKAHAPAFAGKMAVEAIDRAMRGQTSPAPIWEGEDGVIAWLLDGPDGRYEVPLPEAGEPKRAILDSYTKEHSAEYQAQALIDLGRKLGTERPELRDPANIRSIVIHTSHHTHYVIGSGANDPQKYDPTASRETLDHSIPYIFTVALQDGSWHHVDSYAPERAGRADTVELWHKVTTTEDPEWTRRYHSTDPAEKAFGGRVEIELVDGTRVIDEIAVADAHPLGARPFARADYIAKFRTLAEGVLSPDEIERFLRLAERLPQLTAAEVAELNITAEGLPAAPEGLF, from the coding sequence ATGAAGCTGCACCCCCTCCGCACGCACCGCAGCGAGGAGAACCTCGCGCGCGAAGACGAACTCGCATGGAAGGTCGCACAGGTCGCCGCCGACCCCGTGGAGGTGGAGGATGACGTCACCGAGATGATCATCAACCGCGTGATCGACAACGCATCCGTCGCTGTCGCATCGCTGTCTCGCGGACCGGTCGTCGCTGCACGCGGTCAGGCCCAGGCGCGGCCCCAGACCGACCCCCGAGAGGGGCGCGCCGGCTCGAGCGTCTTCGGCATCACCGGTGCGTACACACCCGAGTGGGCCGCGTGGGCCAACGGAGTCGCGGTGCGCGAACTCGACTACCACGACACCTTCCTCGCAGCCGAGTACTCGCACCCCGGTGACAACATCCCGCCGATCCTCGCTGTCGCCCAGCACGTCGGCGCAGACGGAGCCGCGCTCGTGCGCGGCATCGCGACCGGCTACGAGATCCAGATGAACCTCGTGCGCGCGATCAGCCTGCACAAGCACAAGATCGACCACGTCGCCCATCTCGGCCCGTCCGCCGCGGCCGGCATCGGAACGCTCCTCGGACTCGCCCCTGAGGTCATCTACCAGGCCATCGGGCAGGCCCTCCACACGACCACAGCCACCCGCCAGTCGCGCAAGGGCCAGATCTCCACGTGGAAGGCGCACGCGCCCGCGTTCGCGGGCAAGATGGCGGTCGAGGCGATCGACCGTGCCATGCGCGGCCAGACCTCGCCCGCACCCATCTGGGAAGGTGAGGACGGCGTCATCGCGTGGCTTCTCGACGGCCCCGACGGCCGCTACGAGGTGCCGCTGCCAGAAGCGGGCGAACCGAAGCGCGCCATCCTCGACAGCTACACCAAGGAGCACTCCGCCGAGTATCAGGCGCAGGCGCTCATCGACCTCGGGCGCAAGCTCGGCACCGAGCGTCCTGAGCTGCGCGACCCCGCCAACATCCGCAGCATCGTGATCCACACGAGCCACCACACCCACTACGTGATCGGCTCGGGCGCCAACGACCCGCAGAAGTACGACCCGACGGCCAGCCGCGAGACGCTGGACCACTCGATCCCGTACATCTTCACGGTCGCTCTGCAGGACGGCTCGTGGCACCACGTCGACTCCTACGCACCCGAGCGCGCCGGCCGCGCTGACACGGTCGAGCTGTGGCACAAGGTCACCACGACCGAGGACCCGGAGTGGACCCGCCGCTACCACTCGACCGACCCCGCCGAGAAGGCATTCGGAGGCCGCGTCGAGATCGAGCTCGTCGACGGCACACGCGTCATCGACGAGATCGCGGTCGCGGATGCGCACCCGCTGGGCGCACGTCCGTTCGCGCGCGCCGACTACATCGCCAAGTTCCGCACGCTCGCCGAAGGCGTGCTGTCACCCGACGAGATCGAGCGCTTCCTCCGACTCGCCGAACGCCTGCCCCAGCTCACGGCCGCGGAGGTCGCCGAGCTCAACATCACCGCGGAGGGCCTGCCCGCCGCACCGGAAGGACTGTTCTGA
- a CDS encoding GntR family transcriptional regulator — MTTATGRASDRAYETLRGEILAWQLAPGTVLGEVELAARLGVSRTPVREALSRLAAEGLVDAQSGRGLVVSSASVDDVRELFELRVALETTAAARAAARRDPAPFAELADEFAHAAELVTRHELEAYYDLVARFDAAVDASLGNEYLLGALRGVRTHLQRIRRLASDHPDRLVRAAHEHRLIAEAIRDGDAELARHATAVHLHASLRHILENTAPNTEGTP, encoded by the coding sequence ATGACGACGGCGACGGGGCGAGCGAGCGATCGCGCGTACGAGACGCTGCGCGGCGAGATCCTCGCCTGGCAGCTCGCTCCCGGCACCGTCCTCGGCGAGGTCGAGCTCGCCGCTCGGCTCGGCGTCTCGCGCACCCCCGTGCGCGAAGCCCTCTCGCGGCTCGCGGCAGAGGGCCTCGTCGACGCGCAGAGCGGGCGCGGCCTCGTCGTCTCGTCCGCGTCCGTCGACGATGTGCGCGAGCTCTTCGAACTCCGAGTCGCGCTCGAGACGACCGCCGCTGCGCGCGCCGCCGCACGTCGTGACCCGGCGCCGTTCGCCGAGCTCGCCGACGAGTTCGCCCACGCCGCCGAGCTCGTCACCCGGCACGAGCTCGAGGCGTACTACGACCTCGTCGCGCGATTCGACGCAGCCGTCGACGCGAGCCTCGGCAACGAATACCTGCTCGGAGCCCTGCGCGGGGTCCGTACGCACCTGCAGCGCATCCGCCGCCTCGCAAGCGATCACCCCGATCGACTCGTGCGCGCCGCCCATGAGCACCGTCTCATCGCCGAAGCCATCCGCGACGGCGACGCCGAGCTCGCACGCCATGCGACCGCCGTGCACCTGCACGCGAGTCTGCGCCACATCCTCGAGAACACCGCACCGAACACCGAAGGAACGCCATGA
- a CDS encoding NADPH-dependent F420 reductase, with the protein MTAISIIGTGNMGSAIAGIAAKAGAEVQVLARDIDKAQELAAQTGATAATVGDALTGELVVLAVPFAAVDEIIAAYGAQLDGRTVVDVTNPVDFATFDGLVVPADSSAAAVIASKTPAAMVVKAFNTTFGATLAAGVVGEATTTTVLVAGDDDDAKGTVIELIRAGGLDAVDAGTLKRARELEALGFLQITLAAREQIGWAGGFALVK; encoded by the coding sequence ATGACAGCCATCAGCATCATCGGAACCGGCAACATGGGCTCGGCCATCGCGGGCATCGCGGCCAAGGCGGGTGCTGAGGTTCAGGTCCTCGCGCGCGACATCGACAAGGCGCAGGAGCTCGCGGCGCAGACCGGCGCAACCGCTGCGACGGTCGGCGACGCGCTGACGGGTGAGCTCGTCGTGCTCGCCGTCCCGTTCGCTGCGGTCGACGAGATCATCGCCGCCTACGGCGCACAGCTCGACGGCCGCACCGTCGTCGACGTCACGAACCCCGTCGACTTCGCGACATTCGACGGCCTCGTCGTCCCGGCTGACAGCTCGGCGGCGGCCGTCATCGCCAGCAAGACCCCTGCCGCGATGGTCGTCAAGGCGTTCAACACCACCTTCGGTGCCACGCTCGCGGCGGGCGTCGTGGGTGAGGCGACGACGACGACGGTCCTCGTCGCGGGTGATGACGATGACGCGAAGGGAACTGTGATCGAGCTCATCCGCGCTGGCGGACTCGACGCCGTCGACGCGGGCACCCTGAAGCGAGCTCGCGAGCTCGAGGCTCTCGGGTTCCTCCAGATCACCCTCGCGGCGCGCGAGCAGATCGGCTGGGCGGGGGGCTTCGCGCTCGTCAAGTAA
- a CDS encoding MarR family winged helix-turn-helix transcriptional regulator has translation MTRLVPRLDDQESAAWLALVSLIELLPSALDSQLQRDSDMTHFEFSVLSILRFSPDQTLRMSELAAGTTATLPRLSHVVTRLEKRGVLERLPCPEDKRATNVRLTDLGRRAVIRATPGHIELVRSAVIETLDRDQLGQLTEIATAITRSLDPDGRFTSRLD, from the coding sequence ATGACTCGCCTCGTGCCTCGTCTCGACGACCAGGAATCCGCAGCCTGGCTCGCCCTCGTGAGCCTCATCGAGCTGCTGCCGAGCGCCCTCGACTCGCAGCTTCAGCGGGACTCCGACATGACGCACTTCGAGTTCAGTGTGCTGTCGATCCTGCGGTTCTCGCCCGACCAGACCCTCCGCATGAGCGAGCTCGCCGCGGGCACGACCGCGACACTCCCCCGGCTCTCCCACGTGGTCACGCGCCTCGAGAAGCGCGGCGTGCTCGAGCGCCTTCCCTGCCCCGAGGACAAGCGCGCCACCAACGTGCGCCTCACCGACCTCGGGCGCCGCGCCGTCATCCGCGCCACGCCCGGTCACATCGAACTCGTGCGCAGCGCCGTCATCGAGACGCTCGATCGCGACCAGCTGGGTCAGCTCACCGAGATCGCGACAGCGATCACCCGCTCCCTGGACCCCGATGGGCGCTTCACCTCGCGCCTCGACTGA
- a CDS encoding O-acetyl-ADP-ribose deacetylase, translating into MTRPRIAARLADITELDVDVVVNAANTRMRGGGGVDGAIHRAGGPEVLDDCIRRFPQGLATGDAGWTTAGRMPARWIVHTVGPDYRSGQRDRGLLESCYRRSLEVADELRAHSVAFPLISAGVYGWPLEDAAATAVRTVASQPTAVQEIVFAVVSASVLELVEREIRKVGDSEGMGE; encoded by the coding sequence ATGACGCGCCCTCGCATCGCCGCTCGCCTCGCCGACATCACCGAGCTCGACGTCGATGTCGTCGTGAATGCCGCGAACACGCGGATGCGCGGGGGCGGCGGAGTCGACGGTGCCATCCACCGTGCCGGAGGCCCGGAGGTGCTGGACGACTGCATCCGCCGATTCCCGCAGGGCCTGGCGACCGGCGATGCAGGCTGGACGACGGCAGGGCGGATGCCGGCGCGCTGGATCGTGCACACCGTCGGCCCCGACTACCGCAGCGGACAGCGTGATCGCGGTCTGCTCGAATCCTGTTACCGCCGATCGCTCGAGGTCGCCGACGAGCTCCGCGCGCACAGTGTCGCCTTCCCGCTCATCAGCGCGGGCGTCTACGGCTGGCCGCTCGAGGACGCGGCCGCGACTGCGGTGCGCACGGTGGCATCCCAGCCGACCGCCGTGCAGGAGATCGTGTTCGCTGTGGTGAGCGCGTCGGTGCTCGAGCTGGTGGAACGCGAGATCCGGAAGGTGGGGGACTCAGAGGGTATGGGGGAGTGA
- a CDS encoding TIGR00730 family Rossman fold protein, with product MPAHHPSEVEFLARATSGDENEEWLDVVEDEFEAAFEILNGMPLGVSVFGSARVKDDTDAYAHGVEVGRRIAEAGFPVITGGGPGLMEAANRGARSAGGLSVGLTIKLPFEEGANPYVDRVVDFENFFSRKTVFIRYSCAFVVLPGGFGTLDELFEAITLVQTKKISDFPVILIGVEFWSGLLDWVRDTLVPAGKISEKDLDIVTLTDDLDAVIAEISACYDCQAKRIAR from the coding sequence GTGCCAGCACACCACCCGAGCGAAGTCGAATTCCTTGCCCGCGCGACGAGCGGCGACGAGAACGAGGAGTGGCTCGACGTCGTCGAGGACGAATTCGAGGCGGCGTTCGAGATCCTGAACGGCATGCCGCTCGGCGTCTCGGTGTTCGGCTCCGCGCGCGTGAAGGACGACACCGACGCGTATGCGCACGGGGTCGAGGTGGGGCGCCGCATCGCCGAGGCGGGCTTCCCGGTGATCACCGGCGGGGGTCCTGGGCTCATGGAAGCCGCGAACCGTGGCGCTCGGTCGGCGGGCGGGCTCTCGGTGGGCCTCACGATCAAGCTCCCGTTCGAGGAGGGCGCGAACCCCTACGTCGACCGCGTCGTCGACTTCGAGAACTTCTTCTCGCGCAAGACGGTCTTCATCCGGTACTCGTGCGCGTTCGTCGTCCTGCCGGGCGGCTTCGGCACCCTCGACGAGCTGTTCGAGGCGATCACCCTCGTGCAGACGAAGAAGATCAGCGACTTCCCCGTGATCCTCATCGGGGTGGAGTTCTGGTCGGGGCTGCTCGACTGGGTGCGCGACACGCTCGTGCCCGCCGGCAAGATCTCCGAGAAGGATCTCGATATCGTCACCCTCACCGACGACCTCGACGCGGTGATCGCTGAGATCTCCGCCTGCTACGACTGCCAGGCGAAGCGGATCGCTCGCTAG